A single Pan paniscus chromosome 21, NHGRI_mPanPan1-v2.0_pri, whole genome shotgun sequence DNA region contains:
- the RGS19 gene encoding regulator of G-protein signaling 19 isoform X1, protein MPTPHEAEKQITGPEEADRPPSMSSHDTASPAAPSRNPCCLCWCCCCSCSWNQERRRAWQASRESKLQPLPSCEVCATPSPEEVQSWAQSFDKLMHSPAGRSVFRAFLRTEYSEENMLFWLACEELKAEANQHVVDEKARLIYEDYVSILSPKEVSLDSRVREGINKKMQEPSAHTFDDAQLQIYTLMHRDSYPRFLSSPTYRALLLQGPSQSSSEA, encoded by the exons ATGCCCACCCCGCATGAGGCTGAGAAGCAG ATCACAGGGCCAGAGGAGGCGGACCGGCCCCCTTCAATGTCCAGTCATGATACAGCCTCTCCAGCGGCCCCCAGCCGCAACCCCTGCTGCCTGTGCTGGTGCTGCTGCTGTAGCTGCTCCTG GAACCAAGAGCGGCGGCGCGCGTGGCAGGCCTCCCGGGAGAGCAAgctgcagcccctccccagctGTGAAGTATG TGCCACGCCAAGTCCTGAGGAGGTGCAGAGCTGGGCGCAGTCTTTTGACAAGCTGATGCACAGCCCAGCGGGACGCAGCGTGTTCCGGGCGTTCCTGCGGACAGAGTACAGCGAGGAGAACATGCTCTTCTGGTTGGCCTGCGAGGAGCTGAAGGCCGAGGCCAACCAGCATGTGGTGGACGAGAAGGCGAGGCTCATCTACGAGGACTACGTATCCATCCTGTCCCCCAAGGAG GTGAGCCTGGACTCCCGTGTGCGGGAGGGCATCAACAAGAAGATGCAGGAGCCGTCCGCACACACGTTCGACGACGCGCAGCTGCAGATCTACACGCTCATGCACCGGGACTCCTACCCCCGCTTCCTCAGCTCTCCCACCTACCGTGCCCTGCTGCTGCAGGGGCCATCACAGTCCTCCTCCGAGGCCTAG
- the RGS19 gene encoding regulator of G-protein signaling 19 isoform X2 — translation MSSHDTASPAAPSRNPCCLCWCCCCSCSWNQERRRAWQASRESKLQPLPSCEVCATPSPEEVQSWAQSFDKLMHSPAGRSVFRAFLRTEYSEENMLFWLACEELKAEANQHVVDEKARLIYEDYVSILSPKEVSLDSRVREGINKKMQEPSAHTFDDAQLQIYTLMHRDSYPRFLSSPTYRALLLQGPSQSSSEA, via the exons ATGTCCAGTCATGATACAGCCTCTCCAGCGGCCCCCAGCCGCAACCCCTGCTGCCTGTGCTGGTGCTGCTGCTGTAGCTGCTCCTG GAACCAAGAGCGGCGGCGCGCGTGGCAGGCCTCCCGGGAGAGCAAgctgcagcccctccccagctGTGAAGTATG TGCCACGCCAAGTCCTGAGGAGGTGCAGAGCTGGGCGCAGTCTTTTGACAAGCTGATGCACAGCCCAGCGGGACGCAGCGTGTTCCGGGCGTTCCTGCGGACAGAGTACAGCGAGGAGAACATGCTCTTCTGGTTGGCCTGCGAGGAGCTGAAGGCCGAGGCCAACCAGCATGTGGTGGACGAGAAGGCGAGGCTCATCTACGAGGACTACGTATCCATCCTGTCCCCCAAGGAG GTGAGCCTGGACTCCCGTGTGCGGGAGGGCATCAACAAGAAGATGCAGGAGCCGTCCGCACACACGTTCGACGACGCGCAGCTGCAGATCTACACGCTCATGCACCGGGACTCCTACCCCCGCTTCCTCAGCTCTCCCACCTACCGTGCCCTGCTGCTGCAGGGGCCATCACAGTCCTCCTCCGAGGCCTAG
- the LKAAEAR1 gene encoding protein LKAAEAR1 isoform X2, producing MPPPAKEGGRKGPRERSGKSAPGTAQGEERAKGAPATEPPKPGWALTPQGLAAMLPAQRHRHLLFGDLLEDVGAAASTFPCGSVEPGYRMPDPRPWTQSLELPAERQNRLLGVLKAAEARGRVRALRLRYTRMRAEEIALLIQRQKSARAAIRLELFLPPQLKPTRIPDPLDRQERRRVETILEENVDGTILPR from the exons ATGCCGCCGCCAGCGAAGGAGGGCGGGCGCAAGGGCCCGCGGGAGCGAAGCGGGAAGAGCGCGCCAGGCACGGCGCAGGGTGAGGAGCGTGCCAAGGGGGCGCCCGCGACAGAGCCCCCCAAGCCGGGCTGGGCCCTGACGCCGCAGGGACTGGCGGCAATGCTCCCTGCGCAGCGTCACCGCCATCTGCTCTTCGGCGACCTGCTGGAGGACGTGGGCGCGGCGGCCTCCACCTTCCCGTGCGGGTCGGTGGAACCGGGGTACCGCATGCCCGACCCGCGCCCGTGGACGCAGTCGCTCGAGCTGCCCGCCGAGCGCCAGAACCGGCTCCTCGGCGTCCTCAAGGCAGCGGAGGCCCGCGGGCGAGTCCGCGCCCTGCGGCTGCGCTACACCCGCATGCGG GCCGAGGAGATCGCGCTGCTCATCCAGCGGCAGAAGTCCGCGCGCGCCGCCATCCGGCTGGAGCTGTTCCTGCCGCCGCAGCTGAAGCCCACGCGGATCCCGGACCCCCTGGACCGCCAAGAG CGGAGGCGCGTGGAGACCATCCTGGAGGAGAACGTGGATGGCACCATTCTCCCGCGGTGA
- the LKAAEAR1 gene encoding protein LKAAEAR1 isoform X1, which translates to MPPPAKEGGRKGPRERSGKSAPGTAQGEERAKGAPATEPPKPGWALTPQGLAAMLPAQRHRHLLFGDLLEDVGAAASTFPCGSVEPGYRMPDPRPWTQSLELPAERQNRLLGVLKAAEARGRVRALRLRYTRMRAEEIALLIQRQKSARAAIRLELFLPPQLKPTRIPDPLDRQEVQTSPGRGGERGGALPASAHAGPQPLSPAAEARGDHPGGERGWHHSPAVTATESVRRAPASHIKL; encoded by the exons ATGCCGCCGCCAGCGAAGGAGGGCGGGCGCAAGGGCCCGCGGGAGCGAAGCGGGAAGAGCGCGCCAGGCACGGCGCAGGGTGAGGAGCGTGCCAAGGGGGCGCCCGCGACAGAGCCCCCCAAGCCGGGCTGGGCCCTGACGCCGCAGGGACTGGCGGCAATGCTCCCTGCGCAGCGTCACCGCCATCTGCTCTTCGGCGACCTGCTGGAGGACGTGGGCGCGGCGGCCTCCACCTTCCCGTGCGGGTCGGTGGAACCGGGGTACCGCATGCCCGACCCGCGCCCGTGGACGCAGTCGCTCGAGCTGCCCGCCGAGCGCCAGAACCGGCTCCTCGGCGTCCTCAAGGCAGCGGAGGCCCGCGGGCGAGTCCGCGCCCTGCGGCTGCGCTACACCCGCATGCGG GCCGAGGAGATCGCGCTGCTCATCCAGCGGCAGAAGTCCGCGCGCGCCGCCATCCGGCTGGAGCTGTTCCTGCCGCCGCAGCTGAAGCCCACGCGGATCCCGGACCCCCTGGACCGCCAAGAGGTGCAGACAAGCCCCGGTAGGGGCGGGGAAAGGGGAGGGGCCCTGCCCGCCTCCGCACACGCCGGACCCCAGCCTCTCTCCCCGGCAGCGGAGGCGCGTGGAGACCATCCTGGAGGAGAACGTGGATGGCACCATTCTCCCGCGGTGACGGCGACTGAGAGTGTGCGACGCGCCCCAGCCTCCCACATAAAGTTATAG